The Clostridium septicum genome contains a region encoding:
- the purB gene encoding adenylosuccinate lyase gives MRDLYSTPLNSRYASKEMSYIFSDDMKFSTWRKLWVALAESESELGLNISKEQIDELKANIHNINYEEAIKKEKEVRHDVMSHVYAYGLQCPLAKGIIHLGATSCYVGDNTDIIIMRDALLLIKSKMVSVLKHLSDFAIKYKDMPTLGFTHFQPAQLTTVGKRATLWMQDLVLDIENIDFLLSTLKLRGVKGTTGTQASFMNLFEGNEEKVKALDSMVAKKMGFEKSYGVTGQTYPRKLDSIVLNTLSEIAQSAYKFSNDLRLLQSMKEIEEPFEKHQIGSSAMAYKRNPMRSERMGSLARYVIVNSLNPAITAATQWFERTLDDSANKRIAVAEAFLALDGVLNLYINIAENMVVYEKVITSHVNNELPFMATENIMMEAVKRGGDRQELHERIRLHSMDAAARVKGEGLDNDLIARIIEDDSFKLTKNEILEIIDPSKFVGRSPSQVIEFINEYINPILNSNKDALEIKSEINV, from the coding sequence ATGAGAGATTTATATAGTACACCATTAAATTCAAGATATGCATCAAAGGAAATGAGCTACATATTTTCAGATGATATGAAATTTTCTACTTGGCGAAAATTATGGGTAGCTCTTGCAGAAAGTGAAAGTGAATTAGGTCTTAACATATCAAAAGAACAAATAGATGAATTAAAAGCAAATATACATAATATAAATTATGAAGAAGCTATAAAAAAAGAAAAAGAAGTTAGACATGATGTTATGAGTCATGTATATGCTTATGGTCTGCAATGTCCTTTAGCAAAAGGTATAATTCACCTAGGGGCTACTAGTTGCTATGTAGGAGATAATACAGATATTATAATAATGAGAGATGCTCTTTTACTTATTAAGAGTAAAATGGTTTCTGTATTAAAGCATCTTTCTGATTTTGCAATAAAATATAAGGATATGCCAACACTTGGATTTACTCATTTCCAACCAGCACAATTAACCACTGTTGGAAAACGAGCAACTCTTTGGATGCAAGATTTAGTTTTAGATATAGAAAACATAGATTTTTTATTATCAACTTTAAAATTAAGAGGAGTTAAAGGAACTACTGGAACACAAGCTAGCTTTATGAATTTGTTTGAAGGAAATGAAGAAAAGGTTAAAGCTTTAGATTCTATGGTGGCAAAGAAAATGGGATTCGAAAAGAGTTATGGAGTTACAGGTCAAACCTATCCAAGAAAACTTGATTCAATAGTTTTAAATACATTATCAGAAATAGCACAAAGTGCTTATAAATTCAGTAATGACTTAAGATTACTTCAAAGCATGAAAGAAATAGAAGAACCATTTGAAAAACATCAAATTGGCTCTTCGGCAATGGCTTATAAAAGAAATCCTATGAGAAGTGAACGAATGGGATCTTTAGCGAGATATGTAATTGTAAACTCATTAAATCCAGCTATAACAGCTGCAACACAATGGTTTGAGAGAACATTAGATGATTCAGCTAATAAAAGAATAGCAGTAGCAGAAGCCTTTTTAGCACTAGATGGTGTGTTGAATCTTTATATAAATATAGCTGAAAACATGGTTGTATATGAAAAAGTAATAACATCTCATGTGAACAATGAATTACCATTTATGGCTACAGAAAATATAATGATGGAAGCTGTAAAAAGAGGTGGTGATAGGCAAGAACTTCACGAAAGAATAAGGTTACATTCAATGGATGCAGCAGCTAGAGTCAAAGGTGAAGGATTGGATAATGATTTAATAGCTAGAATAATAGAGGATGATAGTTTCAAACTTACTAAAAATGAGATATTAGAAATAATAGATCCAAGCAAATTTGTTGGAAGATCACCAAGTCAAGTAATTGAATTTATAAATGAATACATTAATCCTATTTTAAATTCAAATAAAGATGCTTTAGAAATAAAAAGTGAAATAAACGTTTAA
- a CDS encoding DUF378 domain-containing protein, protein MCKITLLDKISFILVLISAITWGIIGIFNVNIIALLSGNSVLIQRIIYILVFAAAINLIKVVFKCKALEKLN, encoded by the coding sequence ATGTGTAAAATTACTTTACTTGATAAAATTTCATTTATTTTAGTTTTAATAAGTGCTATAACTTGGGGAATTATTGGAATTTTTAATGTTAATATTATAGCTTTACTTTCTGGTAACTCTGTATTAATTCAAAGAATTATTTATATCCTTGTTTTTGCTGCCGCAATAAATCTAATTAAAGTTGTATTTAAATGCAAGGCTTTAGAAAAACTTAATTAA
- a CDS encoding stage V sporulation protein S has translation MEVLKVSTKSNPNSVAGALAAIIKEKNIVEIQAVGAGAINQAVKAIAIARGFVAPSGKDIVCVPAFTDIEIDGEERTAIKLIVQPR, from the coding sequence ATGGAAGTATTAAAAGTATCAACTAAATCAAACCCTAATTCAGTAGCAGGTGCGTTGGCTGCTATAATAAAAGAAAAGAATATAGTAGAAATTCAAGCTGTAGGAGCAGGTGCTATAAATCAAGCTGTAAAGGCAATAGCAATAGCAAGAGGGTTCGTAGCTCCTAGCGGTAAGGATATTGTCTGTGTGCCAGCATTTACAGATATCGAAATTGATGGCGAAGAGAGAACGGCAATAAAGTTAATTGTACAACCAAGATAA
- the pgsA gene encoding CDP-diacylglycerol--glycerol-3-phosphate 3-phosphatidyltransferase produces MNLANKLTMLRIFLVPLFLIFIAVKGIPYGTFIATFIFIVASLTDQLDGYIARRRNQITNFGKFMDPLADKLLVTAALISLVELRVVPSWAAVVIIAREFAVSGLRTIAASEGKVIAASWWGKIKTVTQIIAIIMLLLQVNVGSSIYLSNLAMKNEFFRGLITYAPKYLLLLAIITTILSGYDYFKKNKNIINSNK; encoded by the coding sequence ATGAATTTAGCAAATAAGTTAACAATGCTAAGAATATTTTTAGTACCGCTGTTTTTAATTTTTATAGCAGTAAAAGGAATACCTTATGGAACATTTATTGCAACATTTATATTCATAGTTGCATCATTAACCGATCAACTAGATGGATATATAGCGAGAAGAAGAAATCAAATAACTAATTTTGGAAAGTTTATGGATCCTTTAGCAGATAAACTTTTAGTTACAGCTGCTTTAATATCCTTAGTTGAACTTAGAGTGGTACCATCATGGGCTGCAGTTGTAATAATAGCTAGAGAGTTTGCGGTATCAGGACTTAGAACTATTGCAGCTTCAGAAGGAAAAGTTATAGCAGCTAGCTGGTGGGGAAAGATCAAAACTGTAACTCAAATAATAGCCATAATAATGCTATTATTACAAGTTAATGTAGGTTCTTCAATATATTTAAGCAATTTAGCTATGAAAAATGAATTTTTTAGAGGATTAATTACATATGCGCCAAAATATTTATTACTTTTAGCAATAATTACAACCATACTTTCTGGTTATGATTATTTTAAAAAGAATAAAAATATAATTAATTCTAATAAATAG
- a CDS encoding ClpP family protease: protein MNEFFNKTNLETDKNIENEKAEVDKDREKREEIKEFGNANGVTNDESVQILPIIGQIEGHQVLPPQTKTTKYEHIIPQLIAMEQNDKVKGVLIILNTVGGDVEAGLAIAEMINSISKPTVSIVIGGGHSIGVPLATSSSYSFITPSATMIVHPVRMNGFVIGVAQTFHYFQKMQERIDNFILRTSKIDKDELKKMMLKSDELLNDMGTILIGKHAVECGLIDEVGGIKDALDKLKHLIEEKV from the coding sequence ATGAATGAATTTTTTAATAAGACAAATTTGGAAACAGATAAGAATATAGAAAATGAAAAAGCAGAAGTAGATAAAGATAGGGAAAAAAGAGAAGAGATAAAGGAATTTGGGAATGCAAATGGTGTAACAAATGATGAGAGTGTACAAATTCTACCTATAATAGGGCAAATAGAAGGTCATCAAGTTTTACCACCACAAACTAAGACAACTAAGTATGAGCATATAATACCTCAATTAATAGCAATGGAACAAAATGATAAAGTAAAAGGTGTTCTTATTATTTTAAATACTGTTGGAGGAGATGTAGAAGCGGGACTTGCAATAGCAGAAATGATAAATTCAATTTCAAAACCAACAGTATCAATAGTGATAGGTGGAGGACATTCTATTGGAGTACCACTTGCAACTTCATCAAGTTATTCATTTATAACACCATCAGCAACTATGATAGTTCATCCAGTAAGAATGAATGGCTTTGTAATAGGAGTAGCTCAAACATTTCATTACTTTCAAAAGATGCAAGAAAGAATTGATAATTTTATATTAAGGACATCTAAAATAGATAAAGATGAACTGAAAAAAATGATGTTAAAATCAGATGAATTATTAAATGATATGGGAACTATTTTAATAGGAAAACACGCTGTAGAATGTGGTCTTATAGATGAAGTAGGTGGAATTAAAGATGCTTTAGATAAGTTAAAACATCTTATAGAAGAAAAGGTTTAA
- a CDS encoding HPr family phosphocarrier protein, translating to MVSKEVVVNNGTGLHARPATLLVKKASAFKSDVSIEFNGKKANVKSLIGVLSLGVTKGSAITVSANGDDEALAVEEIANLIATLED from the coding sequence ATGGTATCTAAAGAAGTAGTAGTAAATAATGGGACTGGTTTACACGCAAGACCAGCAACTTTATTAGTTAAGAAGGCTTCAGCATTTAAATCAGATGTAAGCATAGAATTTAATGGAAAGAAAGCTAATGTTAAAAGTTTAATAGGAGTTCTTTCATTAGGTGTAACTAAAGGATCAGCTATAACAGTTTCAGCTAATGGAGACGATGAAGCGTTAGCAGTTGAAGAAATTGCAAACTTAATAGCAACTTTAGAAGACTAA
- a CDS encoding FtsK/SpoIIIE family DNA translocase translates to MARGKGKNTKTEKDKKDPKKKNGDIKGIVYIAIGILFSIAIYTSLAGALSLFAREVIYKLIGVGAFILPAYLIYFGIDSILYKGTIRFSRRFFGITMIAFIIILGCSTGNLHVINSRDGFSETLKQVVLDGGLHGGFFGYLIAYPLSKLLGFIGSYVLYAALGAIGIILVFDITLYDIIMCFKEEKIKFNENRKQKVNKTSKYDENVEENNLVEVVPKEKNREEFINGINNKIKILDFMKTASLEDVPSMDDISSVEVATDKTRRNPFDIQVFDDDNKDKKEEVKNIEKHSNKKGKLDNDDKEVMTKEIEENISLDLKNEEKIYNYPTVDLLNINSKMKLKSEDKKELIENANKLEGILNDFGVDAKVIQVTKGPSVTRFEIQPSPGVKVSKIVNLQDDIALGLAASGVRMEAPIPGKAAIGIEVPNRKQTPVFLREVLDSKEFKNSSNKLAFALGKDIAGKCVVGDLSRMPHMLIAGATGSGKSVCINALIISLLYKYSPDEVKLLMVDPKVVELSVYNGIPHLLIPVVTDPKKAAAALNWAVNEMTKRYKLFADSGVRNVESYNALFEKGIIDEKLPYIVMIVDELADLMMACPNDVEDYICRLAQMARAAGMHLIIATQRPSVDVITGVIKANIPSRISFAVSSGVDSRTILDSTGAEKLLGRGDMLYYPIGENKPLRVQGAFIGEEEVEKVVSFVKDREEEAIYKEEIIEHIENGLSNNNFHGGDQESSVDELLNQAINIVVEYNQASTSFLQRKLRIGFNRASRIMDELEERGIISEKDGSKPRQVLISKEELGQ, encoded by the coding sequence TTGGCTAGGGGGAAAGGGAAAAATACTAAAACTGAAAAAGATAAAAAAGATCCTAAGAAAAAAAATGGAGATATTAAAGGTATAGTGTATATAGCTATAGGGATATTATTTAGTATTGCTATATATACTAGTTTAGCAGGTGCATTATCTTTATTTGCAAGAGAGGTAATATATAAGTTAATAGGTGTCGGGGCCTTTATACTTCCTGCATATTTAATTTATTTCGGAATAGATAGCATTTTATATAAAGGAACAATACGATTTTCAAGAAGATTTTTTGGAATTACAATGATTGCTTTTATAATAATTTTAGGATGTTCAACAGGAAACTTACATGTAATAAATAGTAGGGATGGATTTTCAGAAACCTTAAAGCAGGTTGTATTAGATGGAGGTTTACATGGAGGCTTTTTTGGATATTTAATAGCTTATCCATTAAGTAAACTATTAGGTTTTATAGGATCTTATGTTTTATATGCTGCATTAGGTGCAATAGGAATTATATTAGTTTTTGATATTACTTTATATGATATTATAATGTGCTTTAAAGAAGAAAAAATAAAGTTTAATGAAAATAGAAAACAAAAAGTGAATAAAACTTCAAAATATGATGAAAATGTTGAGGAAAATAATTTAGTAGAGGTGGTTCCTAAAGAAAAAAATAGGGAAGAATTTATTAATGGAATAAACAATAAAATAAAAATATTAGATTTTATGAAAACAGCATCATTAGAAGATGTTCCATCTATGGATGATATTTCTTCAGTAGAAGTTGCAACAGATAAAACAAGAAGAAATCCTTTTGATATACAGGTTTTTGATGATGATAATAAAGATAAAAAGGAAGAAGTTAAAAATATAGAAAAACATAGTAATAAAAAAGGCAAATTAGATAATGATGATAAAGAAGTTATGACAAAAGAAATAGAAGAAAATATTTCTTTAGACTTAAAAAATGAAGAAAAGATTTATAATTATCCAACAGTAGATCTTTTAAATATAAACTCCAAAATGAAACTGAAAAGTGAAGATAAAAAGGAACTTATAGAAAATGCCAATAAATTAGAAGGTATATTAAATGATTTTGGAGTAGATGCAAAGGTTATACAAGTGACTAAAGGCCCATCGGTAACAAGATTTGAAATTCAACCAAGTCCTGGTGTTAAGGTATCTAAAATAGTTAATCTTCAAGATGATATAGCTTTAGGATTAGCTGCAAGTGGTGTAAGAATGGAAGCACCTATTCCAGGTAAGGCGGCTATAGGAATAGAAGTTCCAAATAGAAAACAAACTCCTGTGTTTTTAAGAGAGGTGTTAGATTCTAAAGAATTTAAAAACTCCAGTAACAAATTAGCATTTGCTCTAGGAAAGGATATAGCAGGAAAATGTGTAGTTGGAGATTTAAGTAGAATGCCCCATATGTTAATTGCAGGAGCTACTGGATCTGGAAAATCGGTATGTATAAATGCACTTATTATAAGTTTGCTTTATAAGTATAGTCCAGATGAAGTAAAGCTTCTTATGGTTGACCCTAAGGTTGTTGAGCTTAGTGTGTATAATGGTATTCCACATTTGTTAATTCCAGTAGTTACCGATCCTAAAAAAGCAGCAGCAGCTTTAAATTGGGCAGTTAATGAAATGACTAAAAGATATAAGTTATTTGCTGATTCTGGAGTTAGAAATGTAGAAAGTTATAATGCTTTATTTGAAAAAGGAATTATAGATGAAAAGCTTCCGTATATAGTTATGATAGTAGATGAACTTGCAGATTTAATGATGGCATGTCCAAATGATGTAGAAGATTATATATGCAGATTAGCACAAATGGCAAGAGCTGCAGGAATGCATTTAATAATAGCAACTCAAAGGCCATCAGTAGATGTTATAACTGGAGTAATTAAAGCTAATATTCCATCTAGGATATCTTTTGCAGTTTCATCAGGTGTTGATTCAAGAACGATATTAGATTCAACTGGTGCTGAAAAACTACTTGGGAGAGGTGATATGCTTTATTACCCAATAGGTGAGAATAAACCTTTAAGAGTACAAGGGGCATTTATTGGAGAAGAAGAAGTAGAAAAGGTAGTTTCATTCGTTAAGGATAGGGAAGAAGAAGCTATCTATAAAGAAGAAATAATAGAACACATAGAAAATGGTCTTTCAAACAATAACTTTCATGGAGGAGATCAAGAGTCTAGTGTAGATGAATTATTAAATCAGGCAATTAATATAGTTGTTGAATATAATCAAGCATCAACATCATTTTTACAAAGAAAATTAAGAATAGGTTTTAATAGAGCCTCAAGAATAATGGATGAATTAGAGGAAAGGGGTATTATATCAGAAAAGGATGGTAGTAAACCAAGACAAGTTTTAATATCAAAAGAAGAATTAGGACAATAG
- the rimO gene encoding 30S ribosomal protein S12 methylthiotransferase RimO: protein MQKYKVGMVSLGCDKNRVDSELILGSINKYYEITNNPKEADIIIVNTCGFIEKAKQESIDTILEMAEYKNKYKCKMLIATGCLTQRYGDELLELMPEIDILMGVNDYMKLHKLIMQFIKDEKQISSAEYSDNNINEGIRLLTTDKHTAYVRIAEGCNNFCTYCIIPKIRGKFRSRKMENILEEVKSLSNQGVKEIILIAQDLTCYGIDIYQGKKLHKLISEISKVEGIEWIRLLYCYPEEITEELIEEIATNKKVVKYLDLPIQHISNNILRLMARKTNKQTIIEKIEKLKKKVPGIVLRTSLIVGFPGETDEDFEELKEFLKEYKLDNVGVFKYSREEGTPAANMENQITEEIKDVREKELMNVQKMVSKSLNELKVSKVYDTIIEGQKGKYFLGRSAEMAPEIDGVIYIDSNKNLSKGDIIKVKIKEALEYDLIGEVYNEFSK from the coding sequence TTGCAAAAGTATAAAGTAGGAATGGTAAGTTTAGGCTGTGATAAAAATAGAGTTGATTCAGAACTTATATTAGGATCTATAAACAAATATTATGAAATCACAAATAATCCAAAAGAAGCAGATATAATAATAGTAAATACTTGTGGATTTATAGAAAAGGCAAAGCAGGAGTCTATAGACACAATATTAGAAATGGCAGAATATAAGAATAAGTATAAGTGTAAAATGTTAATTGCAACAGGATGCTTAACTCAAAGATATGGAGATGAACTGCTAGAATTAATGCCAGAAATAGATATATTAATGGGAGTTAATGATTATATGAAATTGCATAAACTTATAATGCAATTTATTAAAGATGAAAAACAAATTTCATCAGCAGAATATAGTGATAATAATATAAATGAAGGCATAAGATTATTAACAACAGATAAACATACAGCTTATGTTAGAATTGCTGAAGGGTGTAATAACTTCTGTACCTACTGTATTATTCCTAAAATAAGAGGGAAGTTTAGAAGTAGAAAAATGGAGAATATACTTGAAGAGGTGAAGTCTCTTTCAAATCAAGGGGTAAAGGAAATTATTTTAATTGCTCAAGATTTAACTTGTTATGGAATAGATATATACCAAGGAAAGAAACTACATAAGCTTATTTCAGAGATATCAAAAGTAGAAGGGATAGAATGGATAAGGTTACTTTATTGCTATCCTGAAGAAATTACAGAAGAGTTAATAGAGGAAATAGCAACTAATAAAAAGGTTGTTAAATATTTAGACTTACCAATACAACATATAAGTAATAATATATTAAGATTAATGGCAAGAAAAACTAATAAGCAGACTATAATTGAAAAGATAGAAAAATTAAAGAAAAAAGTTCCAGGGATAGTTTTAAGAACTTCATTAATAGTAGGTTTCCCAGGAGAAACAGATGAAGATTTTGAAGAGTTAAAGGAATTTTTAAAAGAATATAAATTAGATAATGTTGGAGTATTTAAATATTCAAGAGAAGAAGGAACACCAGCAGCTAATATGGAAAATCAAATTACAGAAGAAATAAAAGATGTTAGAGAAAAAGAACTAATGAATGTTCAAAAAATGGTTTCAAAAAGCTTAAACGAATTGAAAGTTTCTAAAGTTTATGATACTATAATAGAAGGACAAAAAGGTAAATATTTCTTAGGAAGAAGTGCTGAGATGGCTCCAGAAATTGATGGAGTTATATATATAGATTCTAATAAGAATTTAAGTAAAGGTGATATAATTAAAGTAAAAATAAAGGAAGCCTTAGAGTATGATTTAATAGGAGAGGTATATAATGAATTTAGCAAATAA
- the rny gene encoding ribonuclease Y, with product MEYLILGIVDIALLVLAYIVLKKAIHKASKAKVESLEKEAEVLLENAKKEAEATKKESILEAKEEVHRLRNDLERDSRERRNEVQRLERRIIQREESLDKKSDLLEKKEETINKRMQEIDQMEANVQELYVKRREELEKISNLTSEEARVILLDEVRKEVSHEAAMMVKDIESKAKEEAEKKAREIITTAIQRCAADHVSESTVHVVALPNDEMKGRIIGREGRNIRTLETLTGVDLIIDDTPEAVILSSFDPIRREVARIALEKLIVDGRIHPARIEEMVERAKKDVENDIKEEGEQATLETGVHGVHPEIIRLLGRLKYRTSYGQNVLKHSIEVAYLAGLMASELGLDVNLAKRAGLLHDIGKVVDQEQEGPHALIGGDMAKKYHESPVVVNAIAAHHGDVEMMTLEAVLVQAADAISAARPGARRETLEAYIKRLEKLEEIANSYEGVEKSYAIQAGREIRIMVKPDHLDDAGSVELARNLAKSIEEQLEYPGQIKINVIRETRAVDFAK from the coding sequence ATGGAATATCTTATTTTGGGAATAGTTGATATTGCGCTATTAGTATTAGCTTATATAGTGCTTAAGAAAGCTATACACAAAGCTTCTAAGGCAAAAGTAGAAAGCTTAGAAAAGGAAGCAGAAGTTCTTTTGGAAAATGCAAAGAAAGAAGCGGAAGCGACTAAGAAGGAATCTATTTTAGAGGCAAAAGAAGAGGTTCACAGACTTAGAAATGATTTAGAAAGAGATTCTCGTGAGAGAAGAAATGAAGTCCAAAGGCTTGAGAGAAGAATAATTCAAAGGGAAGAATCACTAGATAAGAAAAGTGATCTTTTAGAAAAGAAAGAAGAAACCATCAATAAAAGAATGCAAGAAATTGATCAAATGGAGGCCAATGTACAAGAATTATATGTTAAAAGAAGAGAAGAATTAGAAAAAATATCTAATTTAACTTCGGAAGAAGCAAGAGTAATTCTTTTAGATGAAGTGAGAAAGGAAGTTTCTCATGAAGCAGCTATGATGGTTAAGGATATTGAATCAAAGGCAAAAGAAGAGGCAGAAAAGAAAGCAAGAGAAATAATTACAACTGCAATTCAAAGATGTGCTGCAGATCATGTATCTGAATCAACGGTTCATGTTGTGGCTTTACCAAATGATGAAATGAAGGGTAGAATTATTGGTAGAGAAGGAAGAAATATAAGGACATTAGAAACCCTAACAGGAGTAGATTTAATTATAGACGATACTCCAGAGGCGGTTATATTATCTAGCTTCGATCCTATAAGAAGAGAAGTTGCTAGAATAGCCTTAGAAAAGTTAATAGTAGATGGAAGAATTCATCCAGCCAGAATTGAAGAAATGGTAGAAAGAGCTAAAAAGGATGTAGAAAATGACATTAAGGAAGAAGGAGAACAAGCTACTCTAGAAACTGGTGTTCATGGAGTGCATCCAGAAATAATAAGACTACTTGGTAGATTGAAGTATAGAACAAGTTATGGACAAAATGTTTTAAAACATTCTATAGAAGTTGCATACTTAGCTGGTTTAATGGCTTCAGAGTTAGGATTAGATGTTAACTTAGCTAAGAGAGCAGGATTACTTCATGATATAGGTAAAGTTGTAGATCAAGAGCAGGAAGGTCCGCATGCCCTAATTGGAGGAGATATGGCTAAGAAATATCACGAATCTCCAGTTGTGGTTAATGCTATTGCAGCACACCATGGTGATGTTGAAATGATGACTTTAGAGGCTGTCTTAGTTCAAGCAGCAGATGCTATATCAGCTGCTAGACCAGGGGCTAGAAGAGAAACTTTAGAAGCTTATATTAAGAGGTTAGAAAAGTTAGAAGAAATCGCAAATTCTTATGAAGGTGTAGAAAAGTCATATGCCATTCAAGCTGGTAGAGAGATTAGAATTATGGTTAAACCAGATCATTTAGATGATGCTGGATCAGTTGAGTTAGCAAGAAATTTAGCTAAGAGTATTGAAGAACAACTAGAATATCCAGGTCAAATTAAAATTAATGTAATAAGAGAAACTAGAGCAGTAGATTTTGCTAAATAA
- the recA gene encoding recombinase RecA, which translates to MGNIDTDKLKAIENAMSQIEKQFGKGSVMRLGADSSLNVDAISTGCLDLDIALGIGGVPKGRIIEIYGPESSGKTTVALHIAAESQKAGGAVAFIDAEHALDPSYARNLGVDTESLIVSQPDTGEQALEIAEALVRSGAIDVIVIDSVAALVPRAEIEGEMGDSHVGLQARLMSQALRKLTGTIQKTGCVAIFINQLREKVGVMFGNPETTTGGRALKFYASVRLDVRRIDSIKQGEGIVGNRTRVKVMKNKVAPPFKQAEFDIMYNEGISRTGNIVDVGVKEGIIQKSGAWFSYGDVRLGQGRENAKLYLKENEDVALDIENQIRSKHDLPLAVKPSVKKEEKVEGK; encoded by the coding sequence ATGGGTAATATAGATACAGATAAATTAAAAGCCATAGAAAATGCTATGAGCCAAATAGAAAAACAATTCGGAAAAGGATCAGTAATGAGACTTGGTGCAGATAGTTCTTTAAATGTTGATGCTATCTCAACAGGTTGTCTTGATTTAGATATTGCATTAGGAATTGGTGGAGTTCCAAAGGGAAGAATTATTGAAATATATGGACCTGAAAGTTCAGGTAAAACAACTGTTGCATTACACATAGCTGCGGAATCACAAAAAGCAGGAGGGGCAGTTGCATTTATTGATGCAGAACATGCCTTAGATCCAAGTTATGCTAGAAATTTAGGTGTTGATACAGAAAGTTTAATAGTTTCACAACCAGATACAGGGGAACAGGCTCTTGAAATTGCAGAGGCTTTAGTTCGTTCAGGAGCAATTGATGTAATAGTAATTGATTCAGTTGCAGCATTAGTGCCAAGAGCCGAAATAGAAGGTGAAATGGGTGATTCTCATGTTGGACTTCAAGCGAGACTTATGTCACAAGCTTTAAGAAAATTAACAGGTACAATTCAAAAAACAGGATGTGTAGCTATTTTTATAAATCAATTAAGAGAAAAGGTAGGGGTTATGTTTGGAAATCCAGAAACTACTACGGGTGGAAGAGCTTTAAAATTCTATGCTTCAGTTAGATTAGATGTTAGAAGAATTGATTCTATTAAACAAGGTGAAGGAATTGTTGGTAATAGAACAAGAGTTAAGGTAATGAAGAATAAAGTTGCACCGCCATTTAAACAAGCAGAGTTTGATATTATGTACAATGAAGGAATTTCAAGAACAGGAAATATAGTAGATGTTGGTGTTAAAGAAGGGATAATACAAAAAAGTGGAGCATGGTTTTCATATGGAGATGTAAGACTTGGGCAAGGTAGAGAAAATGCTAAATTATATCTAAAAGAAAATGAGGATGTTGCTTTAGATATAGAAAATCAAATTAGATCTAAGCATGATTTACCACTAGCAGTAAAACCTTCTGTAAAAAAAGAAGAAAAAGTTGAAGGAAAATAA